In the Hordeum vulgare subsp. vulgare chromosome 7H, MorexV3_pseudomolecules_assembly, whole genome shotgun sequence genome, one interval contains:
- the LOC123410259 gene encoding uncharacterized protein LOC123410259, protein MATARVTAAFFSVAVMLLFVSIGAHAGGQGDELKVVDILVETCKNASSSCRNRHLNVTQEFCVQTLRSDKRISGAKDLLDLSLIAVDILKIRVAAAGGKVKEALQKAKKGSEEALGLRYCQVDYDVAVRTLGLCDAMLRDFHVPRGEDEDGPWPFELPDCMETATGHVSDCWGKLPLENYALIKESQELNKLGDLNNALLGPYDVNS, encoded by the coding sequence ATGGCAACTGCGCGGGTAACCGCTGCCTTCTTCTCTGTTGCCGTCATGCTCCTTTTTGTGTCCATCGGCGCCCATGCCGGTGGCCAAGGCGACGAACTCAAGGTGGTGGACATCCTGGTGGAAACCTGCAAGAACGCTTCGAGCAGCTGCCGCAACAGGCACCTGAACGTCACCCAGGAATTCTGCGTGCAGACTCTCCGGTCAGACAAAAGGATCTCCGGggccaaggacctccttgacctGTCGCTCATCGCCGTCGACATCCTCAAGATTCGCGTGGCGGCTGCCGGTGGCAAGGTGAAGGAAGCACTCCAGAAAGCCAAGAAAGGTTCGGAGGAGGCGCTCGGCCTCAGGTATTGCCAGGTGGACTATGATGTGGCGGTCCGTACCCTCGGCCTCTGCGACGCCATGCTCAGGGACTTCCATGTCCCCAGGGGCGAGGATGAAGACGGCCCGTGGCCTTTCGAACTGCCCGATTGTATGGAGACGGCGACTGGCCATGTCAGCGACTGCTGGGGTAAGCTTCCCTTGGAAAACTACGCACTTATCAAAGAAAGCCAGGAGCTCAACAAGCTGGGCGACCTGAACAATGCCTTGCTAGGGCCATATGACGTTAATAGTTAG